In the genome of Telluria beijingensis, one region contains:
- a CDS encoding DUF934 domain-containing protein, giving the protein MLNRHPQIIKGREVVDDDWSVLKLDEGQTADAVEVPAGKIIVPLAVWQAQRDALADRAELGVWLAPDESAASIKDDLQRFTVIAIDFPKFTDGRGYSIAYNLRKRLGWTGELRAIGDVLRDQLFQMARCGFDAYATRQDRSIHDAVKGLSVFSETYQATVDNPIPLFRRVPRDTPAEHRDIGAGI; this is encoded by the coding sequence ATGCTTAATCGACACCCACAGATCATCAAGGGTCGCGAAGTGGTCGACGACGACTGGAGCGTGCTCAAGCTCGACGAGGGACAGACCGCCGACGCGGTCGAGGTCCCTGCCGGCAAGATCATCGTGCCGCTGGCCGTATGGCAGGCCCAGCGCGATGCGCTGGCCGACCGTGCCGAACTGGGCGTGTGGCTGGCGCCGGACGAAAGCGCGGCAAGCATCAAGGACGACCTGCAGCGCTTTACCGTGATCGCCATCGATTTCCCGAAATTCACCGATGGCCGCGGCTACTCGATCGCCTACAACCTCCGCAAGCGCCTGGGCTGGACCGGAGAATTGCGCGCGATCGGCGACGTGCTGCGCGACCAGTTGTTCCAGATGGCGCGCTGCGGCTTCGATGCCTACGCCACCAGGCAAGACCGCAGCATCCATGACGCGGTCAAGGGCCTGTCGGTATTTTCGGAAACCTACCAGGCGACGGTCGACAATCCGATCCCGCTGTTCCGCCGGGTGCCACGCGATACGCCGGCCGAACATCGCGACATCGGCGCCGGCATCTAG
- a CDS encoding phosphoadenylyl-sulfate reductase, with the protein MSDLHHRVAETHAILTRIARDFTPAVFASSLAAEDMVLTDLILKAKLPIGIFSLETGRLHAETLSMVERVKENYDYDIALFRPQPEAVERYVADHGLNAFYDSVEMRKECCRIRKVEPLGRALAGNKAWITGQRRAQSSTRAELAVQEDDQGHGMQKFNPLADWSEQDIWDYLRQNDVPYNALHDRGYPSIGCEPCTRAIQPGEDVRAGRWWWENPESKECGLHVVDGKLIRIKSVAAEATPQ; encoded by the coding sequence ATGAGCGACCTGCATCATCGCGTGGCTGAAACCCACGCGATACTGACCCGTATTGCCCGCGATTTCACACCCGCCGTGTTCGCATCGAGCCTGGCGGCCGAAGACATGGTGCTGACCGACCTGATCCTCAAGGCAAAACTGCCGATCGGGATCTTCTCGCTCGAGACCGGCCGCCTGCACGCCGAAACGCTGTCGATGGTCGAGCGCGTCAAGGAGAATTACGACTACGACATCGCCCTGTTCCGCCCACAGCCAGAGGCCGTCGAGCGCTACGTCGCCGACCACGGCCTGAACGCCTTCTACGACAGCGTCGAGATGCGCAAGGAATGCTGCCGCATCCGCAAGGTCGAGCCGCTCGGCCGCGCCCTGGCCGGCAACAAGGCCTGGATCACCGGCCAGCGCCGCGCCCAGTCGAGCACCCGCGCCGAACTGGCGGTGCAGGAAGACGACCAGGGCCACGGCATGCAGAAATTCAATCCGCTGGCCGACTGGAGCGAGCAGGACATCTGGGATTACCTGCGCCAGAACGACGTGCCCTACAATGCCCTGCACGACCGCGGTTACCCCTCGATCGGCTGCGAACCCTGCACCCGCGCCATCCAGCCGGGCGAGGACGTGCGCGCCGGACGCTGGTGGTGGGAAAACCCGGAATCGAAGGAATGCGGGCTGCACGTAGTGGACGGCAAACTCATTCGCATCAAATCCGTGGCTGCCGAAGCCACGCCCCAATAA
- the cysD gene encoding sulfate adenylyltransferase subunit CysD produces the protein MTTITDNLVLSDVNAAHLDALESEAIHILREVAAECSNPALLFSGGKDSVVLLRLAEKAFRPGKFPFPLVHIDTGHNFDEVIAFRDARAAELGERLIVGSVEDSIKRGTVRLRNPQTDSRNAAQAVTLLETIAEHGFDACIGGARRDEEKARAKERIFSFRDEFGQWDPKAQRPELWDLYNTRVHPGENMRVFPISNWTELDVWQYIARERLALPSIYFAHQREVIPRNGLLVPLTPLTPAREGETVETRTVRFRTVGDISCTCPVASDADTVDGIIAETAITDITERGATRMDDQTSEASMEKRKKAGYF, from the coding sequence ATGACAACTATTACCGACAACCTGGTACTGAGCGATGTGAATGCCGCCCACCTGGATGCCCTGGAATCGGAAGCTATCCACATCCTGCGCGAAGTGGCGGCCGAATGCAGCAACCCCGCCCTGCTGTTCTCGGGCGGCAAGGACTCGGTCGTCCTGCTGCGCCTGGCCGAAAAGGCTTTCCGCCCGGGCAAATTCCCCTTCCCGCTGGTGCACATCGATACCGGCCACAATTTCGATGAAGTGATCGCCTTCCGCGATGCGCGCGCCGCAGAACTGGGCGAACGCCTGATCGTCGGCAGCGTCGAGGACTCGATCAAGCGCGGCACCGTGCGCCTGCGCAATCCGCAGACCGACTCGCGCAATGCGGCCCAGGCCGTGACCCTGCTGGAAACCATCGCCGAACACGGCTTCGACGCCTGCATCGGCGGCGCCCGCCGCGATGAAGAAAAAGCGCGCGCAAAGGAACGGATCTTCTCGTTCCGCGACGAATTCGGCCAGTGGGATCCAAAGGCCCAGCGCCCCGAGCTGTGGGACCTGTATAACACCCGCGTGCACCCGGGCGAGAACATGCGCGTGTTCCCGATCTCGAACTGGACCGAGCTGGACGTGTGGCAGTACATCGCCCGCGAACGCCTGGCGCTGCCGTCGATTTATTTCGCCCACCAGCGCGAAGTGATCCCGCGTAATGGCCTGCTGGTGCCGCTGACCCCACTCACCCCGGCGCGCGAGGGCGAGACGGTCGAGACCCGTACCGTGCGCTTCCGGACCGTGGGCGACATCTCGTGCACCTGCCCGGTAGCGTCCGATGCGGACACCGTGGACGGCATCATCGCCGAGACCGCCATCACCGACATCACGGAGCGCGGCGCGACCCGGATGGACGACCAGACTTCCGAAGCCTCGATGGAAAAACGCAAGAAAGCAGGATACTTCTGA